A single window of Aspergillus flavus chromosome 4, complete sequence DNA harbors:
- a CDS encoding GNAT domain-containing protein gives MQTARLQLVRLTEDHVAGYHAIWSDPVATRWSAHGPCKTIDDSRQWMSSLLLEANPMGENYAVLLRRDVNFDAITNRLNGGQEGTDDDKPYDISAHGGFIGWVGTWRTDPLPEMGFIFHRSTWGLGFATEALRAFVELYWSRKPQFNVLEAYCDTENEASVNVLRKCGFELVDVTRKDYVLPWMTPPERDTMQFRLIRTDSLEE, from the coding sequence ATGCAGACAGCACGACTACAACTCGTCCGTTTAACAGAGGACCATGTGGCTGGCTACCACGCCATTTGGTCCGATCCGGTGGCCACCCGGTGGAGCGCCCACGGCCCATGCAAGACAATAGACGATTCCCGACAGTGGATGTCCAGTTTACTACTCGAAGCCAATCCGATGGGTGAGAACTATGCTGTACTCCTCCGACGAGACGTGAACTTCGATGCCATTACAAACCGGCTCAATGGTGGTCAAGAAGGCACCGACGATGACAAGCCGTATGATATTTCGGCTCATGGCGGCTTCATCGGTTGGGTCGGAACATGGAGAACAGACCCTCTCCCAGAAATGGGCTTCATCTTTCATCGATCAACCTGGGGCCTGGGGTTTGCAACAGAGGCTTTGAGAGCTTTTGTGGAACTATATTGGTCGCGCAAGCCGCAATTCAATGTGTTGGAGGCATATTGCGATACCGAGAATGAGGCGTCTGTTAATGTTCTGCGCAAATGTGGGTTTGAATTGGTCGATGTGACGAGAAAAGACTATGTTCTCCCTTGGATGACGCCGCCGGAACGAGATACAATGCAATTTCGTCTGATTAGGACCGATAGTTTGGAGGAGTGA
- a CDS encoding rhamnosidase B: protein MVTPDEQKIINSLQANWIWTPDWVDSSRVNTTGRIVHFSRELDLPESPTRAELHFSADTRYKLYVNGVRVAVGPARSSPWIWYYDTLDIAPYLSRGRNVIRFVVVRYFASSRGAMPFERTTLPGLTVVGSIEAGSNVVELDSHKGWQAQVDESIQFPMGLIDDGFLHIYERVAPTIHSPSVTPKAYGIKTLNGDLPPWRLRPRGIPMPDQTPIVVNVVRACESYISAEEWSSCLSGGGPLTLRGRSSHMLELQADTHSTAFLRWAFQGITNASQITLKVTYSEGYELEPRSYPYFRKKTDRLDAKAGHLIGPYDAVTLDIPDTQTVAYEPFWFRTFRLLRLEIIVGEEPVRMLPLEATQVNYPLAVKASWTELGDEYSERIWDVSIRTMRNCMFDGYSDCPFYEQLQYSGDSRAVGLFHYLLSGDDRLMRQAITNFAASVTFEGLTQSRFPSHVPQLIAGFPLYWVLQVCDHHLYFGDTRFARSFLPRIDGVLDFFDVHIDTLGLVSGLPEDVWQYVDWVTTWGATEDYPDKGVPTSGRKSNRHTYFSMLYAYVLQQAARLVRDVGRPGYAEEYEARAAALQQAIRAHCYDGHFFTDSTADIADEMSYSQHCQVFAVLSGTARPEDHARLLMESFADSRFAKCSYMMRFYALRALSLAGDQVYDSFWPQLWDPWRNMLANNLSTWEEDDVRQRSDCHAWSSVPIYEYCTELAGIRPIAPGSSKILFKPRLGLSDAIQAKVALGKDNVATISWTMGGGGEKNVELRLEKPVEIVSQLPGGLEEEHGVTDCVKLVHKAG, encoded by the exons ATGGTGACACCCGACGAACAGAAA ATCATCAATTCCCTCCAGGCCAACTGGATCTGGACACCAGATTGGGTTGATTCGTCGCGAGTCAATACGACGGGGCGGATTGTCCATTTCAGTCGTGAGCTTGACCTGCCGGAAAGTCCCACCCGCGCTGAGTTACATTTCTCTGCGGATACGCGATATAAGCTCTATGTCAATGGAGTCCGGGTCGCTGTCGGGCCAGCGCGCAGCAGTCCGTGGATCTGGTACTATGACACGCTCGATATCGCACCGTATCTCAGCCGTGGACGGAATGTGATTCGCTTCGTTGTGGTGCGATACTTCGCATCCTCGCGCGGCGCCATGCCATTTGAGAGGACCACGCTGCCGGGATTGACTGTCGTGGGCTCTATAGAGGCAGGCAGTAACGTTGTAGAGCTCGATTCACATAAGGGATGGCAGGCACAAGTGGATGAGAGTATTCAGTTTCCAATGGGCCTGATAGATGACGGATTCCTACAC ATATACGAACGAGTCGCTCCGACGATACATAGCCCATCAGTGACCCCAAAGGCGTATGGGATCAAAACACTGAATGGCGATCTCCCACCCTGGCGATTGCGTCCGCGCGGGATCCCAATGCCCGATCAGACCCCCATCGTTGTGAACGTGGTACGTGCCTGCGAGAGTTATATTAGTGCGGAGGAGTGGTCATCTTGCTTGTCTGGGGGTGGCCCCTTGACTCTTCGTGGACGTTCTTCACATATGCTTGAACTGCAGGCCGACACACACTCAACAGCCTTCCTCCGATGGGCTTTTCAAGGTATCACAAACGCGTCGCAGATAACGCTGAAAGTGACGTACTCGGAGGGGTATGAGCTAGAGCCTCGGTCCTATCCGTACTTTCGCAAGAAGACAGATAGACTAGATGCAAAGGCTGGTCATCTCATTGGTCCTTATGACGCAGTCACCTTGGATATCCCTGACACGCAAACCGTGGCGTACGAGCCATTTTGGTTCCGAACATTTCGCCTTCTACGCCTTGAGATCATAGTGGGAGAAGAACCGGTCCGCATGCTTCCCTTGGAGGCGACACAAGTGAACTATCCCCTCGCCGTCAAGGCCAGTTGGACCGAGCTTGGCGATGAATACAGCGAACGGATATGGGACGTGTCCATTCGCACCATGCGAAACTGCATGTTTGACGGGTACTCGGACTGTCCGTTCTATGAGCAGCTTCA ATACTCTGGCGACAGTCGTGCCGTCGGCTTGTTTCACTATCTACTCTCCGGTGATGACCGGCTGATGCGACAAGCGATCACAAACTTTGCAGCGTCAGTCACCTTTGAGGGTCTTACTCAGTCTCGCTTCCCCTCTCATGTCCCCCAGCTTATTGCTGGCTTTCCGTTGTATTGGGTCCTGCAGGTCTGCGATCACCATCTCTACTTCGGCGACACTCGCTTTGCCCGTTCGTTCCTCCCTCGGATCGACGGCGTCCTCGACTTCTTCGACGTACACATTGACACCTTGGGCCTTGTAAGCGGGTTACCTGAGGATGTGTGGCAGTATGTCGACTGGGTCACGACCTGGGGTGCGACGGAGGATTATCCGGACAAAGGGGTGCCCACCTCCGGTCGCAAATCTAACCGCCATACATACTTCAGCATGCTGTACGCTTATGTCCTCCAACAGGCTGCGCGGCTGGTTCGCGACGTTGGCCGACCGGGCTATGCAGAGGAGTACGAAGCACGGGCGGCCGCGCTGCAACAAGCCATTCGAGCACACTGTTACGATGGACACTTCTTCACCGATTCCACGGCCGATATCGCTGACGAAATGTCTTACTCACAACATTGTCAGGTCTTTGCGGTTCTGTCCGGGACAGCGCGACCGGAGGATCATGCCCGCCTTCTGATGGAATCATTCGCAGACTCCCGCTTCGCAAAATGCTCGTACATGATGCGATTCTATGCCCTTCGTGCATTGTCCCTTGCTGGCGATCAGGTCTACGATAGCTTCTGGCCCCAGCTATGGGACCCGTGGCGCAATATGCTGGCCAACAATTTGTCAACCTGGGAGGAGGACGACGTCCGGCAGCGGTCGGACTGTCATGCGTGGTCTAGTGTGCCCATCTATGAGTATTGCACGGAACTGGCCGGCATTCGACCGATCGCACCGGGGTCGAGTAAGATTCTCTTCAAGCCACGTCTTGGGCTCAGTGATGCAATACAAGCCAAGGTTGCGCTGGGTAAGGACAATGTTGCAACCATATCGTGGACCATGGGAGGCGGTGgtgagaagaatgtcgagCTACGACTCGAAAAGCCGGTCGAAATTGTCAGTCAGTTGCCTGGGGGCCTTGAGGAGGAACACGGCGTCACCGACTGTGTAAAGCTGGTTCACAAAGCTGGGTGA